Proteins from one Podospora pseudocomata strain CBS 415.72m chromosome 4, whole genome shotgun sequence genomic window:
- a CDS encoding hypothetical protein (EggNog:ENOG503P7A2; COG:C), giving the protein MALQELTYQDVAEHNTKKDLYVVIHDKIYDITKFVDEHPGGEEVLLDVAGQDSTEAFEDVGHSDEAREALEPLLVGTLKRNPGDPKPKTPLPGAVSPAANNSSAGLGVGLYAVVLLGGLVAFGAYQYLQQQQNQQA; this is encoded by the exons ATGGCCCTCCAGGAGCTCACTTACCAGGATGTTGCTGAgcacaacaccaagaaggaCCTCTATGTTGTGATCCACGACAAGATCTACGACATCACCAAGTTCGTTGATGAGCACCC tggtggcgaggaggtccTTCTCGATGTTGCCGGTCAGGATTCCACCGAGGCTTTCGAGGATGTTGGTCACAGTGACGAGGCCCGCGAGGCTCTTGAGCCCCTTCTTGTCGGCACCCTGAAGCGCAAC CCCGGCgaccccaagcccaagactCCCCTCCCCGGTGCCGTCTCTCCTGCCGCCAACAACTCCAGCGCCGGTCTCGGCGTCGGTCTCTACGCCGTCGTCCTTCTCGGCGGTCTCGTTGCTTTCGGTGCCTACCAGTacctccagcaacaacagaacCAGCAGGCTTAA
- the tfa2 gene encoding transcription factor TFIIE beta subunit, TFIIEB, Tfa2 (EggNog:ENOG503NVRG; COG:K; BUSCO:EOG09264CND), with amino-acid sequence MSRLDREADAFRASMAAAASKLTGTTGTSAMSSAVKRNLAPPSPSPSVGSTTSAAVGTPSRRDRELPGTNIVYSQPAVTGTGDSVISQMAYAVTWLRGKDEPQTYHDVLSYLSATGRSDSEQEFFVEQMRRHPQIQWIPDPNLSEQTWKTGTYIHRPTIPNVRNKTQLIAYLQKKTDASGVSVKDLKDGWPDCEPAITELEREHKVLVIRAKKDGAARMVWLDDPSLFHEVEPDLVRAWSRVELPALDVIAQKLIQAGQKPASEDPRLKAEKMPKVEKKKKRAARKGTKSTNTHMEHLLKDYSHMKR; translated from the coding sequence ATGTCGCGCCTCGACCGCGAAGCCGACGCCTTCCGCGCCTCCATGGCCGCGGCAGCCTCCAAGCTCACGGGCACCACTGGCACCTCGGCCATGTCCTCGGCCGTCAAGCGCAACCTCGCacccccctcgccatcgcccTCTGTCGGATCAACcacctcggcggcggtgggcaccccctcccgccgcgACCGCGAGCTCCCCGGCACGAACATTGTGTACTCGCAACCCGCCGTCACGGGAACAGGCGACAGCGTCATCTCCCAAATGGCCTACGCCGTCACCTGGCTTAGGGGCAAGGACGAGCCGCAGACCTACCACGATGTCCTCTCGTACCTCAGCGCCACGGGCCGGTCAGATTCAGAGCAGGAGTTTTTTGTGGAACAGATGCGTCGCCATCCGCAGATTCAATGGATCCCGGACCCGAATCTGAGCGAGCAGACGTGGAAGACGGGGACGTATATCCACCggcccaccatccccaacgtGAGGAACAAGACGCAGTTGATTGCGTACctgcaaaagaaaacagatGCGTCTGGGGTCAGCGTCAAGGACTTGAAGGACGGCTGGCCGGATTGCGAGCCGGCGATTACGGAGCTCGAGAGGGAGCATAAGGTGCTGGTGATTAGAGCCAAGAAGGAcggggcggcgaggatggttTGGCTGGACGATCCGAGTTTGTTTCACGAGGTGGAGCCGGATCTGGTGAGGGCGTGGAGCAGGGTTGAGCTGCCGGCGCTGGATGTCATTGCGCAGAAGCTGATACAGGCGGGGCAGAAGCCGGCGAGTGAGGATCCGAGGTtgaaggcggagaagatgccgaaggtggagaagaagaagaagagggcggcgaggaaggggaccAAGAGCACGAATACGCATATGGAGCATTTGTTGAAGGATTATAGTCACATGAAGAGGTAG
- a CDS encoding hypothetical protein (COG:Q; EggNog:ENOG503NY9M), protein MPPSPTTITTTPQPFHFKIDIYTDTVCPFSHLGFLSLTTAVSSFSPPTPVTFSLTYHPYILYPNSRPSSRKLGAALTYIYSSHTRTTSILTHLDNLASTYNIKFNWEGMTGNSRDSHRLILLAQSRFQASPSQQNLRRFMSRLYQASFQRGRDISSRQTLAELGVEAGLFGTVDKGLEWLDSGALGEEVDKECEKAKQEIGVRAVPSYVVNEKYVVGGMQDPVVWLSLFDKIMRQPTSQLQGGGEQKGEQLGRREEHGGNCRVVAVENDT, encoded by the coding sequence atgcccccctccccaaccacaatCACGACgaccccccaacccttccacTTCAAAATCGACATCTACACCGACACAGTCtgccccttctcccacctcggcttcctctccctcaccaccgccgtctcctccttctcccccccgaCCCCGGTGACCTTCTCCCTAACCTACCACCCCTACATCCTCTACCCCAactcccgcccctcctcccgcaaaCTCGGCGCCGCACTCACATACATCTACTCCTCCCACACCCGCACAacctccatcctcacccacctcgaCAATCTGGCCAGCACCTACAACATCAAGTTCAACTGGGAGGGGATGACCGGCAACAGCAGGGACTCGCACCGGCTGATCCTATTGGCACAATCCCGCTTTCAAgcatccccctcccagcaaAACCTCCGACGCTTCATGTCGCGCCTCTACCAAGCCAGCTTCCAACGCGGCCGCGACATCTCCTCCAGACAAACCCTGGCCGAACTAGGGGTGGAGGCAGGATTGTTCGGGACGGTAGACAAAGGGTTGGAATGGTTGGACTCGGGGGCTCtaggggaggaggtcgacaAAGAATGCGAAAAAGCCAAGCAAGAAATAGGCGTCAGGGCGGTACCAAGCTATGTCGTCAACGAAAAGTACGTAGTGGGGGGGATGCAAGACCCGGTCGTGTGGCTGTCTTTGTTTGACAAGATCATGCGACAGCCCACATCACAGCtgcagggtggtggtgaacaaAAGGGGGAGcagcttgggaggagggaggagcacGGGGGAAATTGtagggttgttgctgtcgaaAATGACACATAG
- the YAP1 gene encoding DNA-binding transcription factor yap1 (EggNog:ENOG503NVYA; COG:K), whose protein sequence is MTSTRNPVQDFILTPQQQNLLYAALNSNRKGNTPVNSAMTVSPLQFNGSPLQENFGSFQGSPDFDYDYDFAGADSTLDFSINDGNQPKMIPDLPGTSDGGKSESPDDTESPDKRSHPDDEEDEARGAKRRESEDRVAKKPGRKPLTTEPSSKRKAQNRAAQRAFRERKEKHLKELETKVEELEKASETHNKEKQALRAQVDKMTVELNEYKKRLSALSNGRPSYQGPTKLFGAPFLQNMNDVNFQFEFPKFGTLPGPNVTNDTKKSSTSTAASIPPKRNNSDTRSPLDKSNSGFSPDHSSTYSPLGLNSHNLDSQFNLNGPTTTSSPSASSNSNMGGPNSSCGTSPEPFTQSPMGFKPVDTLATIGEEQSGFNVNGSSQDFGHFGDANDFNWLPQTDFQFEPQLFGDYREPQENILSNGFDDSFFNDALDADFITPYNLPLTTEVPAPKPDILAQIDAAKEADQVTPNGQLLTCTSIWEKLQTCPKVQNGDFDLDGLCSDLQKKAKCSGGGAVVAKEDFEQVMNKYLPCKDRAGQADLEAAVKEATGSTKI, encoded by the exons ATGACGTCGACACGCAATCCCGTTCAGGACTTCATCCTCACGCCGCAACAGCAGAACCTGTTGTATGCCGCCCTCAATTCCAACCGCAAAGGAAACACTCCGGTGAATTCTGCCATGACCGTGTCTCCTCTCCAGTTCAATGGATCTCCGCTTCAGGAAAACTTCGGTAGCTTCCAAGGCAGCCCCGACTTCGATTACGACTACGATTTCGCCGGGGCCGATTCAACTCTCGACTTCTCCATCAACGACGGCAATCAGCCCAAGATGATTCCCGACCTGCCCGGTACTTCAGATGGCGGCAAGTCTGAATCACCCGACGACACAGAGTCTCCTGACAAGCGCAGCCATCcagacgatgaagaggatgaagccCGTGGAGCCAAGAGGCGAGAGAGTGAGGATAGGGTTGCCAAGAAGCCGGGAAGAAAGCCATTGACGACAGAACCAAGCTCA AAGCGCAAGGCCCAGAACCGCGCTGCCCAACGGGCTTTCAGAGAGCGCAAGGAAAAGCATCTGAAAGAGTTGGAAACCAAggtcgaggagttggagaaggccTCTGAAACCCacaacaaggagaagcaggctcTCCGCGCGCAGGTCGACAAGATGACGGTTGAGTTGAACGAATATAAAAAGCGTCTGTCAGCTCTCTCAAACGGTCGCCCAAGTTACCAAGGACCCACGAAGCTATTCGGCGCTCCTTTCCTTCAAAACATGAACGATGTCAACTTTCAATTCGAGTTTCCCAAATTCGGCACCCTGCCTGGGCCCAACGTTACCAATGACACCAAGAAGTCCTCCACATCGACCGCAGCATCAATACCGCCGAAGCGGAACAATTCAGATACACGAAGTCCGTTGGACAAGTCGAATAGCGGCTTCAGCCCTGATCACTCGAGCACATACAGCCCCCTCGGCCTGAACTCGCACAACCTGGACTCGCAGTTCAACTTGAACGGCCCGACAACGACAAGCTCGCCGTCAGCCTCATCAAATTCCAACATGGGTGGGCCGAACTCGTCGTGCGGGACATCACCTGAACCGTTTACGCAGTCGCCCATGGGCTTCAAACCCGTGGACACGCTGGCCACCATCGGGGAGGAGCAGTCTGGTTTCAACGTGAACGGCTCATCACAGG ACTTTGGTCATTTCGGTGATGCAAATGACTTCAACTGGCTGCCCCAGACAGACTTTCAGTTTGAGCCTCAGTTGTTTGGGGACTATCGCGAGCCACAGGAGAACATCTTGTCTAATGGCTTCGATGACAGTTTCTTCAACGACGCCCTTGATGCTGACTTCATCACCCCATACAACCTGCCACTAACCACCGAAGTACCAGCGCCAAAGCCCGACATCCTCGCCCAAATCGATGCCGCCAAAGAAGCCGATCAAGTTACGCCCAATGGACAGCTACTGACCTGCACCAGTATATG GGAGAAACTGCAAACGTGTCCCAAGGTGCAAAACGGCGACTTTGATCTGGATGGCTTGTGCTCGGACCTtcagaagaaggccaagtgctctggcggcggcgctgtcGTGGCTAAGGAGGATTTTGAGCAGGTCATGAACAAGTATTTACCTTGCAAGGACAGGGCCGGGCAGGCCGATCTCGAGGCGGCTGTGAAGGAGGCGACGGGCAGCACCAAGATTTGA
- a CDS encoding hypothetical protein (COG:S; EggNog:ENOG503NUMU): MDIAYDHILESNFEDKSESQNRQNQPAAPQASLNEDLQDAYRAFSNSPWGARIGGFFGSVVKQQELSAVSQDATRGFTDLRQTIINRTRSLSLNTSPPADAGSSSQDTGDQTTPTRAKALSSEEALAESESVLTRLKEEAAKRLKDLQKAEDAADEALLRFGSNLRDFFRDAIQIAPPTNDQGDNQGNTVLFESKDAAGKRVIHTSRFDAQLHVIHTTTDNFIKDGTGAEYETWAKEFGVDKKTEDIAADLAKYPELRTTMEKLVPDTVPYADFWKRYYFLRHGIETAEARRRDLLKAASAEEEVGWDEDSSEEEEEEEDSSEEESSDEEESAPAKPAIAKPVPTAEAKRPGSSNSASTINPTTTAAKPAEPRKSDDRKSMADSDTSYDVVGAASGVPSQAPNSPKDAKKLDDSDGSDEEDWE, encoded by the exons ATGGACATCGCCTACGACCACATCCTCGAGTCCAACTTCGAGGACAAGAGCGAGTCCCAGAACAGACAGAACCAGCCCGCCGCTCCACAGGCGAGCTTGAACGAGGATCTCCAGGATGCTTACCGCGCCTTTTCCAACAGTCCTTGGGGAGCTAGGATTGGAGGTTTCTTTGGTAGCGTGGTGAAGCAG CAAGAGCTCTCCGCCGTAAGCCAAGATGCGACCCGCGGCTTCACCGACCTGCGCCAGACTATCATCAACCGCACCCGATCGCTCTCCTTGaacacctcaccaccagccgaCGCCGGTTCCTCCTCTCAGGACACGGGCGACCAGACCACCCCCACCCGCGCCAAAGCCCTCTCATCAGAAGAAGCCCTCGCCGAATCCGAATCCGTACTCACACGTctcaaagaagaagcagccaAACGCCTAAAGGATCTCCAGAAAGCCGAAGACGCCGCCGACGAAGCTCTCCTCAGGTTCGGTTCCAACCTCCGCGACTTCTTCCGCGACGCCATCCAAATcgcaccacccaccaacGATCAGGGAGACAACCAGGGCAACACCGTTTTGTTCGAGAGCAAGGATGCCgctgggaagagggtgatcCACACCTCGCGGTTCGATGCGCAGCTTCACGTCATCCACACCACCACGGACAACTTCATCAAGGATGGCACTGGCGCCGAATATGAGACCTGGGCCAAGGAGTTTGGTGTCGATAAGAAGACGGAGGACATCGCTGCTGATCTCGCCAAGTACCCCGAGTTGAGAACGACAATGGAGAAACTGGTTCCCGACACGGTTCCCTATGCGGATTTCTGGAAGAGGTACTACTTCCTCAGACATGGTATTGAGACTGCTGAGGCCAGGCGTAGGGACTTGCTCAAGG CTGCCTCGGCTGAAGAGGAAGTTGGCTGGGACGAGGACTCttccgaagaagaagaggaggaggaggattccagcgaggaggagtccagtgatgaggaggagtcggCCCCCGCCAAACCCGCCATTGCCAAACCTGTGCCTACTGCTGAGGCCAAGCGCCCTGGTTCTTCAAACTCTGCCTCCACGATCAACCCTACTACCACTGCTGCCAAGCCGGCAGAGCCTCGCAAGTCTGACGACAGGAAATCGATGGCGGATAGTGACACCAGCTACGATGTTGTCGGCGCCGCGTCTGGTGTACCCAGCCAGGCGCCCAACAGTCCCAAGGACGCGAAGAAGCTCGATGACAGTGATggcagtgatgaggaggattgggAGTAG
- the TSR2 gene encoding rRNA accumulation-related protein (BUSCO:EOG09264ZDJ; COG:S; EggNog:ENOG503P5NB) — MEAPSPAQTQTTFERGISLLLNLWPALTLAVQNNWGGPDSSDKRDWFAGAVSELFPPLTTSTSTSTSSSPAAPSEEPDAEYIEEFLLNVMLDEFEVNVDDDSAFEVAESIIRIRKDCLKGKFDEVEQLGRRYTEKKGSKVVFAKGEDQEEEGEWDTDDDEEEDEDMEDAPALVQAPRREKQEPEVDEDGFQTVTRKKR, encoded by the exons ATGGAGGCCCCATCACCAG cGCAAACCCAAACCACCTTCGAGCGCggcatctccctccttctcaacctctGGCCAGCCCTTACCCTCGCCGTGCAAAATAACTGGGGCGGCCCCGACTCCTCCGACAAACGCGACTGGTTCGCCGGCGCCGTCTCCGAGCTATTCCCCCCCCTTActacctccacctccacctccacctcctcctcccccgctgcCCCCTCAGAAGAACCAGACGCCGAATACATTGAAGAATTCCTCCTCAACGTCATGCTCGACGAGTTCGAAGTCAACGTCGACGACGACTCCGCCTTCGAGGTAGCCGAGAGCATCATCAGGATCAGGAAGGACTGTCTAAAGGGCAAGTTTGACGAGGTGGAGCAGCTGGGGAGGCGGTACAccgaaaagaaggggagTAAAGTGGTTTTTGCAAAGGGGGAGGaccaagaggaagaaggggagtgggatacggatgatgatgaggaggaggatgaggatatggagGATGCGCCTGCGTTGGTGCAGGCTCCAAGAAGGGAAAAGCAGGAGcccgaggtggatgaggatgggttTCAGACTGtcacgaggaagaagaggtaa
- the FMP52 gene encoding Protein fmp52, mitochondrial (COG:T; EggNog:ENOG503P35E): protein MSQQPTLLIGSTGLVGSHILSTLLSSSVPVTTISRRPPKTPGPTLTPIIESNTDLWTSSLSSLAPPPKTVISALGTTRTAAGGIANQWKIDHDLNVALARAAKDSGTKTFVFVSSGGTRGLFSNYVPYSKMKIGVEDTIKELGFEHAVILRPGLILGEREQARLGEGQAQGVVKAIGRWFGRGVVDRFAQEGEVIARAAVKAVEMIEGGRAPSKYWILEQNDIVRLGREEWKGETK from the coding sequence atgtcccaacaaccaacactcCTAATCGGCTCAACAGGCCTAGTAGGCTCCcacatcctctccaccctcctctcctcctccgtccccgtCACCACAATCTCCCGccgcccccccaaaacccccggcccaaccctcacccccatcatcgaatccaacaccgacctctggacctcctccctttcctcaCTCGCCCCCCCGCCCAAAACAGTCATCTCCGCCCTCGGCACCACCCGCACCGCCGCAGGCGGCATAGCAAACCAGTGGAAAATCGACCACGACCTCAACGTCGCCCTGGCCAGAGCAGCGAAAGATTCTGGAACCAAaacttttgtttttgtgtcTAGCGGTGGGACGAGGGGTTTGTTCAGCAATTATGTGCCGTACAGCAAGATGAAGattggggtggaggatacgatcaaggagttggggttTGAGCACGCGGTGATACTCAGGCCGGGGTTGAtattgggggagagggagcaggcTAGGcttggggaggggcaggcgCAGGGGGTGGTCAAGGCGATTGGGcggtggtttgggaggggggtggtggacagGTTTGcgcaggagggggaggttattGCGCGGGCGGCGGtgaaggcggtggagatgattgagggggggagggcgccGAGTAAATACTGGATTTTGGAGCAGAATGATAttgtgaggttggggagggaggagtggaagggggagacgaAGTAA
- the FMN1 gene encoding riboflavin kinase (COG:H; BUSCO:EOG092659OC; EggNog:ENOG503P3XM) yields the protein MSKEEIPTGTTAASGLRPLLIGPSSGPEPPYPYRMSGPVISGFGRGSKELGIPTANLPVDNSLTPWISSIPSGVYFGWASLLLPPSHPNYSPASNTSWSMFPMVMSIGYNPFYKNDTRSAEVHVLHEFQADFYGTDMRLLIMGYIRDEKDYKGLDDLVEDITFDCRVARQSLSRPGWRVKELGDGGQFEGGWLVEQEEKASL from the coding sequence ATGTCCAAAGAAGAGATACCaaccggcaccaccgccgcctcgggcctccgccccctcctcatcggccCCAGCTCCGGTCCCGAACCTCCATACCCGTACCGCATGTCCGGCCCCGTGATCTCCGGCTTCGGCCGCGGCTCCAAAGAACTCGGGATtcccaccgccaacctccccgtcgataactccctcaccccctggatctcctccatcccatcgGGCGTTTACTTTGGTTGGGCGTCTCTTCTCTTACCCCCCAGCCACCCGAACTACAGCCCAGCCTCCAACACCAGCTGGAGCATGTTTCCAATGGTCATGTCCATAGGCTACAACCCGTTCTACAAAAACGACACCCGCTCCGCGGAAGTCCACGTGTTGCATGAGTTCCAGGCAGACTTCTACGGCACAGACATGcgcctcctcatcatggGCTACATCCGCGACGAAAAGGACTACAAGGGGCTCGACGACCTGGTCGAGGACATCACCTTTGACTGTCGAGTCGCTCGACAGTCCCTCTCGAGACCAGGGTGGAGGGTCAAAGAATTAGGGGATGGGGGCCAGTTTGAGGGCGGTTGGCTGGTtgagcaagaagagaaggcgAGTTTATAA
- the ERT1 gene encoding Transcriptional regulator of nonfermentable carbon utilization (COG:K; EggNog:ENOG503NWT9), with protein MPEDGGPFGSEAAEASGAMSETENEYDDHEPHHKDEDDRMSEQNTTPDGVDAGGEVKKKYDPKDPLRPRRKKARRACYACQRAHLTCGDERPCQRCIKRGLQDSCQDGVRKKAKYLHDAPPEALRPVLGPNYNPNAPSSRHGGQRHHSVSTDASTVRTFFSHSNASQYPVYSSTQSIPHGLAESLPFNSQQSPVSPTFQQTSSNPPISGMVAPPVSSPMTPFGLPFDPSDPNIFNFNIDGLNFGSHYGAMEFGMLGHMSSSAADTPPQESGMGQQPGDVHFGAGLFGNHFDNRMLPEFLGLDAGANGIYSQGNLQHGLPHAYAIPAGPTSLQSPSTENSSPQPTTFGFDDRPSPTMSQYPNAPGAKSSSNSRPSKLRKLDKVAILQKRQRDPSYIYDTVKKSFDYVGSFHKLFEVLSSRFSQPHAARIAKSLAAIRPALLASTRNLTTQDLIFMEQCFQRTLFEYEDFMTQSSSPTLACRRTGEIAGVNKEFTALTGWTKDVLLGKEPNRNTNLGGTGVRTTPRLKSLNESSAENGGAASGPRPVFLAELMDHESAVEFYEDYSQLAFGDSRGRMTRKCRLLKYRTDKPAAGGGGGAGEEERKPDASAAPPQQEKDSRHSILSNRVAKIDGEHGISKLERDGKLECSYTWTIKRDMFDMPMLFVINFLPCYYRNHNQLAV; from the exons ATGCCGGAAGACGGTGGGCCTTTCGGATCAGAGGCAGCAGAAGCCTCGGGTGCCATGTCTGAGACCGAGAACGAGTACGACGACCACGAACCGCATCATaaagacgaagacgacagGATGTCTGAACAAAACACGACTCCAGATGGCGTCGACGCCGGCGGtgaggtcaagaagaagtaTGATCCAAAAGACCCATTACGTCCTCGGCGGAAAAAGGCCAGGAGAGCCTGCTATGCCTGCCAGAGAGCCCATCTCACATGTG GTGATGAAAGACCATGTCAACGCTGTATAAAGCGCGGATTGCAAGATAGCTGTCAAGATGGGGTCAGGAAAAAGGCCAAATATCTCCACGACGCACCACCAGAAGCCTTGAGGCCAGTTTTGGGCCCCAACTACAACCCCAACGCGCCAAGTTCACGACACGGCGGCCAAAGGCACCACAGCGTCTCGACGGACGCATCTACCGTCAGGACATTTTTCTCACATTCAAACGCTTCGCAGTATCCTGTCTACTCATCGACACAGAGCATCCCGCATGGTCTGGCGGAGAGTTTACCGTTCAACAGTCAACAGTCACCTGTCTCCCCAACATTCCAGCAGACCTCGAGCAACCCTCCTATCAGTGGAATGGTGGCACCTCCAGTTTCGAGTCCAATGACACCCTTCGGGCTACCTTTCGACCCAAGCGAccccaacatcttcaacttcaacatcgATGGTCTGAACTTTGGGAGTCACTACGGAGCGATGGAGTTTGGAATGCTGGGCCACATGTCATCAAGCGCTGCCGATACCCCACCGCAAGAGTCTGGCATGGGTCAACAGCCAGGCGATGTGCATTTTGGGGCCGGGTTGTTTGGGAACCATTTCGACAACCGCATGCTGCCGGAGTTTCTGGGTCTGGATGCAGGCGCCAACGGCATCTACTCGCAAGGGAACTTGCAACATGGTCTCCCTCACGCCTACGCGATACCAGCTGGCCCAACTAGTCTTCAGAGTCCCAGCACCGAGAACAGCAGCCCACAACCTACCACCTTTGGCTTTGACGACCGACCATCACCGACCATGTCACAATACCCCAACGCTCCCGGAGCCAAGAGCTCATCAAACAGCCGTCCGTCAAAGCTGAGAAAGCTCGACAAGGTGGCCATTCTGCAAAAACGCCAGCGCGACCCGTCGTACATTTATGACACGGTCAAGAAGTCGTTTGACTATGTTGGCAGCTTCCACAAACTCTTTGAAGTTTTGTCCAGTCGGTTTTCACAACCTCATGCTGCTCGCATAGCGAAGTCGTTAGCTGCCATCCGACCAGCCCTCCTCGCGTCCACACGAAACTTGACGACGCAAGACCTCATCTTTATGGAGCAGTGCTTCCAACGAACGCTATTCGAGTACGAAGACTTCATGACGCAGTCTTCAAGTCCCACCCTTGCCTGTCGGCGCACGGGCGAGATTGCGGGCGTGAACAAGGAGTTCACTGCCCTGACAGGGTGGACCAAGGACGTCCTGCTGGGGAAGGAACCAAAccgcaacaccaacctcggcGGGACAGGGGTGCGGACCACCCCGCGGCTCAAGAGCCTCAACGAGAGCAGCGCAGAGAACGGCGGCGCCGCGAGCGGTCCGAGACCGGTGTTTCTTGCTGAGCTGATGGACCACGAGAGCGCGGTGGAGTTTTACGAGGATTACTCGCAACTTGCGTTTGGGGAcagcagagggaggatgacgaggaagtgCAGGTTACTCAAGTACCGGACTGATAAGCCGGCTgcgggtggcggtggtggtgcgggggaggaggagaggaagccgGATGCGAGCGCCgcgccgccgcagcaggaAAAGGACTCGAGGCATAGTATTTTGAGCAACAGGGTGGCGAAAATTGATGGGGAGCATGGGATTTCGAAGCtggagagggatgggaagCTGGAGTGCAGTTATACTTGGACGATTAAGAGGGATATGTTTGATATGCCGATGTTGTTTGTTATTAAC TTTTTACCATGTTACTACCGGAATCATAACCAATTGGCGGTTTAA